The Candidatus Obscuribacterales bacterium region GTGCAATTGGGCACCATCGTTGTCGTCGTACCTTAGATCTGCTGGCTAGGGTGCATTCAAGATTTGACTTCTGCTCCCAGAAACCCTCGGGTATGTAAGGAGATGCCTTGGGTTCCCCAACGCCTGCTTCCCAACCTCTGCACGAGACCTAGTTGGCTAGACAAAACCTGGTTACCAGATGCTCGACAGCCCTCACCCTGTCCCTCCCGAGGTGAGGTGGGGGTGAGGGCCATCCATGTTGGTCAGTCAGCAACTAGACTCACAGTGTTAAGACGTGAAGTCCCATTAGACCAAGTCCACAAATAGCCTACCAACGGTGCCTAGTACCTCGCGGAGCCTAGGCACACTGCCGATTTTGGCGGAGTCATTCTGGTATCTACACCTAGCTAGCCGACGCCACGTCTTCTAGGGCATGAATGTCATGTTCAACAACAAACACATTCGAATACAGGTTGGCTAGAATTTGCTTCCCTTGCTGGGTGAGTTCTAGATACCGCATTCCGTCCTTAACGTAGCGATAGACGACGTTCCAGTAAAACTTAGGATAGTTACGACGCAGATCCCCTGGATGCTCATACCCCAGCTTTTTGCTCTCGCCTGTTTCATGGAACTCGTAGTACAGAGCCCCAATTTTTTTGAGATAGCGGGGATCGCTGAGCTGCCCAATTAAATCCGCTGCTCGAATGAGACCGGGATAGTGGGTAGTGTCTTGGTGATCCGCTTCATTGGGTACCGGAAAGCGGGTTAACTCAATATTGCGCTTAATAATCTCAGCGCTGATCTTGCTGTTGTTGCCAAAG contains the following coding sequences:
- a CDS encoding Npun_R2479 family HD domain-containing metalloprotein: IIGWVGSMALENIANSDALYHNVEHTILVALVGQEILRGKHIREGGVSPSDWLHFIVSLLCHDIGYVKGVCRQDKEGVYATGQNGKMVKLGMGSSDASLTPYHVDRGKLFVDERFGNNSKISAEIIKRNIELTRFPVPNEADHQDTTHYPGLIRAADLIGQLSDPRYLKKIGALYYEFHETGESKKLGYEHPGDLRRNYPKFYWNVVYRYVKDGMRYLELTQQGKQILANLYSNVFVVEHDIHALEDVASAS